The following coding sequences are from one Daphnia pulex isolate KAP4 chromosome 11, ASM2113471v1 window:
- the LOC124206983 gene encoding ribonuclease H2 subunit B-like, whose amino-acid sequence MPRITRKNSIKESIVDVSSSPEKDTKSNARNATISAVKTTHPESQCVMIVPDGMLNDNQRGIVVGKLRNPKTGTGTLYAFSHNNTKLYEMNQFDENKRSWFIDNSVQSDGSFFLTTTIDPLFVIIPYLQKAKHTSPIDQLLVDEEYTDTGKLSLCSKKEDLEKIADCKQSGTFQAWKYNEGKTFDWLGKKVSRLTQHLKDKNFNVTQSSAVSSNYVKTDSATVPESLFTRYAFGLISEYLSDELSAALEKHLELPAVPKFANNDDVKEPPAKRQKFGSDIKSEPTEDYSKDQKPFVKEKIQVSAKSKALASAAKGSKSIASFFGKK is encoded by the exons ATGCCAAGAATAACTAgaaagaattcaattaaagAAAGTATCGTAGATGTTAGTTCATCGCCAGAAAAGGATACTAAAAGCAATGCTAGAAATGCAACAATTTCTGCTGTCAAGACCACCCATCCTGAATCACAATGTGTGATGATTGTCCCAG ATGGCATGTTGAATGATAACCAAAGGGGTATAGTGGTTGGAAAACTACGTAATCCAAAAACAGGCACAGGAACTCTGTATGCATTTTcccacaacaacacaaaactttacgaaatgaatcaatttgatgaaaataaaag ATCATGGTTCATTGATAACTCTGTTCAATCAgatggttctttttttctaacaaCCACTATAGATCCATTGTTCGTCATCATACCATATTTACAAAAA GCCAAACATACAAGCCCTATAGATCAACTACTTGTTGATGAAGAGTATACGGATACAGGAAAGTTATCTTTGtgttccaaaaaagaagatcttgaaaaaattgctgATTGTAAACAATCTGGAACTTTTCAAGCATGGAAATATAATGAAGGAAAAACCTTTGATTGGCTAGGGAAAAAAGTGTCACGACTTACTCAACAtctaaaagacaaaaatttcaatgtaaCCCAATCATCAGCTGTATCATCAAACTATGTAAAAACTGATAGTGCAACGGTTCCAGAAA GTTTATTTACGCGATACGCATTCGGGCTAATATCTGAATACCTATCCGACGAATTGAGCGCAGCGTTGGAAAAACATTTAGAACTGCCTGCTGTGCCCAAATTTGCTAATAACGATGACGTTAAAGAGCCACCCGCAAAACGACAAAAGTTCGGTTCTGATATCAAATCCGAGCCAACAGAGGATTACAGCAAAGACCAGAAACCATTTGTAAAA gaaaaaattcaagtttcagCGAAATCGAAAGCATTAGCCAGTGCGGCGAAAGGATCGAAGAGTATAGCCTCCTTTTTTGGGAAGAAATAG
- the LOC124207645 gene encoding mitochondrial import inner membrane translocase subunit Tim29-like: protein MDQWKKFWTILYSDYKDVAVDTITGMKEKPRKAAAYFTGIGCVLYAMETNPEARTYYETMVKAADDTILVSDANLNPATDKRLCLIRQSYNEGTVRCLNLGVFSLIWLGNYHQDCGIYPSQCKYLKPGIVNFHKRIIDVGFLGQWWNINWYMKDFDINAIEFSGQ from the exons ATGGATCAGTGGA AAAAATTCTGGACAATTCTCTACTCTGACTATAAAGATGTTGCAGTTGACACTATCACAGGCATGAAGGAAAAACCTAGGAAAGCTGCAGCATATTTTACAG GAATTGGCTGTGTGTTGTATGCAATGGAAACAAATCCTGAAGCACGGACTTACTATGAAACAATGGTAAAGGCAGCAGATGACACAATTCTGGTTTCTGATGCCAATCTCAATCCAGCCACAGACAAACGTCTTTGTTTAATCCGGCAAAGTTACAATGAAGGAACAGTTCGCTGCTTAAATTTGGGTGTATTTTCCTTGATTTGGTTGGGGAACTATCATCAGGATTGTGGTATTTATCCCTCTCAGTGCAAATACTTGAAACCAGGAATAGTTAATTTCCACAAGAGGATTATTGATGTTGGCTTTCTAGGCCAATGGTGGAATATTAATTGGTACATGAAAGACTTTGATATAAATGCCATTGAGTTTTCTGGTCAgtaa
- the LOC124206984 gene encoding uncharacterized protein LOC124206984: MEWDRNVTALPKDARWQDLIPQLKCPQCQMYQGSSISNLERHVILHCKCRPTLMKNHYIKKLKHLCARVHSADEDVLDYVRLALEAKLLQWRKEGMPEIPLLLRQNDIQSAQKKVSKNHSKLLDLWRLWHQEVDSVSLEFNTSELLQLMTEAEGLEWEPCDDILPPLRQGDDHQFNLELMSEVTGKLKQMQSLSPEEMNIEDENVERLEKEARINDGWPTRLSI, translated from the exons atggaatggGATAGAAATGTAACAGCTCTACCAAAAGACGCAAG ATGGCAAGATTTGATACCACAGTTAAAGTGTCCTCAATGTCAAATGTACCAAGGCTCCAGCATATCAAACTTAGAACGACATGTTATATTGCACTGTAAATGCAGGCCAACTTTGATGAAAAATCACTAcattaaaaaacttaaacattTATGTGCA CGGGTTCATTCTGCAGATGAAGATGTATTGGACTATGTGAGATTGGCCTTAGAAGCAAAATTGCTGCAGTGGAGAAAAGAGGGAATGCCTGAAATACCTCTTCTCTTAAGGCAAAATGACATTCAGTCTGCACAGAAAAAAGTGTccaaaaatcattcaaaactGTTAGATCTTTGGAGATTGTGGCACCAAGAAGTGGACAGTGTTAGTCTGGAATTCAACACCTCTGAGCTGCTTCAACTTATGACAGAAGCTGAAGGTTTGGAATGGGAACCTTGTGATGACATCCTTCCTCCTCTTAGACAGGGAGATGATCATCAGTTTAATCTCGAGCTCATGTCAGAAGTTACAGGCAAATTGAAGCAAATGCAGTCTTTATCACCTGAAGAAATGAACATTGAAGACGAGAATGTTGAGAGattagaaaaagaagccaGGATAAATGACGGGTGGCCTACCCGTCTTTCCATTTAA